The [Clostridium] celerecrescens 18A genomic sequence AAAATTCTCAAAGCGAACTTCATCTTGTGGAAGAATTACATCTGCGTACTCCATCACTGCCTCAGCGGTAGGCTTTATGCTGGAAGAAGCGCTTTGAATCATTACAAAGAGAGCAGGTTCCGCCACCAGTCGTACGCTATTGGATTCACATAGAATAAGGGCATCCTTTGGAACCAGTTTCAGCGCTTCCTCTAATGCCTCTCTTAAATTTTCCTTATAGGCACGGATGAGATAAACCTGATTTGCCCCGGTCTTTTTTAAAAGCATAGTATCTTTAGTTCCGGTACCGGTCTCAAGCGTAATGTCAAAGGAGCCTTTCAGTCCCTGGCAGATTCCGCAGCCTTTGCCTCCTCTGGGGCATATATCCCCATGGTTCCTTATGGTTATCAGCTTGAATGCAACAACCGGTAATGTATCCTTAATGGCATGGATAATCTGAAGTGCCAGGGTTGTTTTTCCGCTGTTCCGTCCGGTTGCTCCGATTAGTACCATATGTCTGGCTTGCAGAAGCGTTTTATTTTCTGTACTCATATAAGCTCCGTTTCCATAAACTGCTGCATTTTTTTGGTAAAACCAATATCATTCTGTGCGAAATTATTTTTATTATAACATGTTCCTAACATGGGTACAACATGGAAAACACGGGGAAAACCGTCGGAAATGCGTGATATATTTAACAAAAAAACATTTCGATTTAAGGATTACATCGCTTTGGCTGCCAGGTGTGCGGAATACCTTCTCTTAATTTATATTAATGAGCCAGTAAAAAATCAGGCATTCTGTATTTTGATGACACAATTATAAATATTGCCTGAAAAGAATCATGGAAACGACGAGAAGATATTGGGAAAAACATAACAATAAAAAAATAAAATAATATACATTTATGTATTATAAACAAAATAAAATGCAACCGTTATACTAATTTGTACATATTGACACGTGCCCGATGGAGTGTTAATATAAAAAAACAATCTAAAAATATTTTATTACCTAAAAAAATTTTTTAGGCATCAATGTCCGGTGAGTTTCATAAAAAGACAAAAACAGGAGGTGATTTCTTTCAAAAGTGCAGATAAAAAAATCGAAAATGTAACAGCCGCCATTTTATGCGGAGGCAAAAGCCGGAGAATGGGTTTTGACAAAGCATTTTTGATGGATGACGAGCAGTATTTGCTGCTGCAGACAGCTGGGAAGCTGCAAAGCCTGTTTGAACAGGTGGTTCTGGTCAGCAATACAAAAGCCAAGTTTGATGGCCGGACGGATTTTACGGAGTTTCGCATATTGGAGGATCACTATATGGAAAAGGGGCCCATGGGCGGGATAAGTACTGCTTTAGAGCAGGTTCAGACGGAATACATTTTTATTATGGCCTGCGATATGCCTTTACCGGATATTGGGCTGATCGGCCGGATGTACCGGAAGCTGGAAGAGGAACAGGTTTTGGTTTGCAGTCATCAGGGGAAATTAGAGCCTTTGCTCGCTTTTTACCACAAGTCCTGCCTTCCTGTATTTAAAAAACAACTGGAGATAGGAGAACTCAAGCCACGCAGTGCTTTTCCGGCCCTGAAAGTGGGGCTGTATTGCTTAAGCGATACGGAGATAAACGCTATCGTAAATTTAAACACACCGGATGATGTACAAAATTGGAACCAGAAAACAACAAAAAAATGAATGGAGTTACATAGGGGGGGGAAAATGGGATTTTTTAGTCCGGCAGAAGTTTTGGATATTTTGGGAGATAAGGCCCAAATAAAAAAGAAGTTGTCTTTTATGAAATTGTTTTTACTTTCTATTCTTGGCGGTTCATTTATCGCAGAAGGCTTTTTAGCATGCATACGTGTACAGGGAACAATGCCTGCCCAGTGGGGGAGCTTTGCAACATTTCTCGGAGGCTGTCTTTTTCCCATGGGACTTATGGCGATTGTATTGGTTGGAGGAGAATTGGCCACCGGAAATATGATGACCATGACCATCGGTTTGCTCCAGAAAAAGATATCGTTCTGGGATTTAACTTATAACTGGGTGGTGGTCATGGCAGGAAATATGGTTGGAAGCATGATCGTCGCCTACTCCTTCGGTCATTTTGTGGGACTGACAGAAGGAGCTTTTTTGGCAAAAACCATGGCTGTAGCCAATTCTAAGATCAGCGATCCACCTATGGTGGCACTGGTTTCTGCTATCGGCTGCAACATCTTTGTCTGCATGGCTGTATGGTTTGCGACCAGCGCTAAGGGGTTTACCGCAAAGATGGCGGGAATGTGGTTCCCTATCATGATTTTTGTGGTCTTGGGATTTCAGCATGTGGTGGCAAACGCTTTTGTCATTCCGGCAGCAATCTTTTC encodes the following:
- a CDS encoding formate/nitrite transporter family protein: MGFFSPAEVLDILGDKAQIKKKLSFMKLFLLSILGGSFIAEGFLACIRVQGTMPAQWGSFATFLGGCLFPMGLMAIVLVGGELATGNMMTMTIGLLQKKISFWDLTYNWVVVMAGNMVGSMIVAYSFGHFVGLTEGAFLAKTMAVANSKISDPPMVALVSAIGCNIFVCMAVWFATSAKGFTAKMAGMWFPIMIFVVLGFQHVVANAFVIPAAIFSGETSITWFNYLQNTVFVFIGNAIGGALVFALPCFCMYGQKENVKTECEVKLK
- a CDS encoding molybdenum cofactor guanylyltransferase, coding for MISFKSADKKIENVTAAILCGGKSRRMGFDKAFLMDDEQYLLLQTAGKLQSLFEQVVLVSNTKAKFDGRTDFTEFRILEDHYMEKGPMGGISTALEQVQTEYIFIMACDMPLPDIGLIGRMYRKLEEEQVLVCSHQGKLEPLLAFYHKSCLPVFKKQLEIGELKPRSAFPALKVGLYCLSDTEINAIVNLNTPDDVQNWNQKTTKK